From Dromaius novaehollandiae isolate bDroNov1 chromosome 15, bDroNov1.hap1, whole genome shotgun sequence, a single genomic window includes:
- the LOC112981804 gene encoding protocadherin gamma-B5-like isoform X13 — protein sequence MESRHSESRCVGAAAVLLCAWLLCWGCRAAPERLRYAIPEETGSGSVVGPLARDLGLSPAELPARQLRISSEKHYFAVSAENGHLYVSERLDREEMCGDSASCSVSFEAVVQNPLNVFHVDVAIQDINDNSPVFSKAALDLEIAEWLLPGARFPLEMAQDPDVGSNSLLSYQLTENPSFSLAVKESPDGSRQPELVLEAALDREQQSSFQMVLTAVDGGAPARSGTVQIRINVTDANDNAPVFSRSAYEARVRENLPAGSLVLQVRATDADAGSNGRVSYSFSNVPQAVRAVFSVDSDSGDIRNEAILDFEERNEYTFGVEARDGGGLSGHCKVRVEITDENDNAPEITTLSVWSPVPEDAPPGTVVALIKVRDRDSGDNGKVRCELDGESPFAVVASSGSSYKVVTASLLDRERAAEHNVTVVASDRGSPALSSRSALALAVSDVNDNAPVFEEAAYSAYVAENNAAGAAVLRVRARDADAGANGRVSYWLVGGSAGEAAASYVSVEARSGALYAQRSFDYEQCREFAVEVRAQDGGSPARSSTATVRVFVVDRNDNAPQVLWPAASASSPGAGPFEVVPRSAEAGYLVAKVVAVDADSGRNAWLSYELVQATEPALFRLGLHSGEVRTARAVSERDAARQRLVVVVKDHGQPALSATATLHVVLAESLQEALPALSERAAGAEAPADLQFYLVLALALLSALFVLSVALAVAARVRRAGPPAVLRCLGAERFSVAGPAFPADFCEGTLPYSYNLCVAPGRAVAECALLPAPLPARAVEDLLSGEPPAMLTPSSSRAPAEPPSDADAVQQAQPNTDWRFSQTQRPGTSGSC from the coding sequence ATGGAAAGCCGGCACAGCGAAAGCCGCTGCGTCGGAGCCGCGGCAGTGCTGCTGTGCgcttggctgctctgctggggctgccgggcggcgccggAGCGGCTGCGCTACGCCATTCCCGAGGAAACGGGCAGCGGCTCCGTGGTGGGGCCGCTGGCGCGAGACCTGGGGCTGAGCCCGGCAGAGCTGCCGGCACGCCAGCTGCGGATCAGCTCGGAGAAGCACTACTTCGCCGTGAGCGCGGAGAACGGGCACCTGTACGTGAGCGAGCGGCTGGACCGGGAGGAGATGTGCGGCGACTCTGCGTCCTGCTCCGTCAGTTTCGAGGCGGTGGTGCAGAACCCGCTCAACGTTTTCCACGTCGACGTGGCCATCCAGGACATCAACGACAACTCCCCGGtcttcagcaaggctgctctcgACCTGGAGATCGCGGAATGGCTCCTTCCTGGTGCGCGATTTCCGCTGGAGATGGCGCAAGATCCGGATGTGGGAAGCAACTCGCTGCTCAGCTACCAGCTCACGGAAAACCCGTCCTTCAGCCTGGCAGTGAAGGAGAGCCCGGATGGAAGCAGGCAGCCCGAACTGGTGTTAGAAGCAGCTTTGGATCGTGAGCAGCAGAGCTCCTTCCAGATGGTGCTGACGGCGGTGGACGGTGGGGCTCCAGCGAGGTCTGGCACCGTGCAGATTCGCATCAACGTGACGGACGCCAATGACAACGCGCCCGTGTTCAGCCGAAGCGCCTACGAGGCGCGAGTGCGGGAGAATCTGCCGGCGGGGTCGCTGGTGCTGCAGGTCCGAGCCACGGATGCGGATGCGGGCTCCAACGGCCGAGTCTCCTACTCCTTCAGCAACGTGCCGCAGGCTGTGCGCGCTGTCTTCAGCGTAGACAGCGACAGCGGCGACATCCGCAATGAGGCGATTCTGGATTTCGAGGAGAGGAATGAGTACACCTTCGGGGTGGAAGCGAGGGACGGCGGCGGGCTCAGCGGTCACTGCAAGGTCCGCGTCGAGATCACAGAcgagaacgacaacgcgcccgagATAACGACGTTGTCGGTGTGGAGCCCGGTGCCCGAGGACGCCCCGCCCGGCACCGTCGTGGCCCTCATCAAGGTGCGAGACCGGGACTCTGGCGACAACGGGAAGGTGCGGTGCGAGCTGGACGGCGAGTCGCCGTTCGCCGTGGTGGCGTCGTCGGGCAGCTCGTACAAGGTGGTGACGGCGAGCTTGCTGGACAGGGAGCGGGCGGCCGAGCACAACGTGACGGTGGTCGCCAGCGAccgcggcagcccggcgctgTCCAGCCGCAGCGCGCTGGCGCTGGCCGTGTcggacgtgaacgacaacgcgcccgtgTTCGAGGAAGCCGCCTACAGCGCCTACGTGGCGGAGAAcaacgcggcgggcgcggcggtgcTGCGCGTGCGCGCGCGGGACGCGGACGCGGGCGCCAACGGGCGCGTGAGCTACTGGCtggtgggcggcagcgcgggcgaggcggcggcgtcCTACGTGTCGGtggaggcgcggagcggcgcgctgTACGCGCAGCGCTCCTTCGACTACGAGCAGTGCCGCGAGTTCGCCGTGGAGGTGAGGGCGCAGGACGGCGGGTCGCCGGCGCGGAGCTCGACGGCGACGGTGCGCGTCTTCGTGGTGGACCGCAACGACAACGCGCCGCAGGTGCTGTGGCCGGCGGCGTCGGCGTCGAGCCCCGGCGCGGGCCCGTTCGAGGTGGTGCCGCGGTCGGCCGAGGCCGGCTAcctggtggccaaggtggtggcgGTGGACGCGGACTCGGGGCGCAACGCCTGGCTGTCGTACGAGCTGGTGCAGGCGACGGAGCCGGCGCTGTTCCGGCTGGGGCTGCACAGCGGCGAGGTGCGCACGGCGCGCGCCGTGTCGGAGCGGGACGCGGCGAGGCAgcggctggtggtggtggtgaaggacCACGGGCAGCCGGCGCTGTCGGCCACGGCCACGCTGCACGTGGTGCTGGCCGAGAGCTTGCAGGAGGCGCTGCCGGCGCTGagcgagcgggcggcgggcgccgaggcgcCGGCGGATTTGCAGTTCTACCTggtgctggcgctggcgctgctcTCCGCCTTGTTCGTGCTGAGCGTGGCGCTGGCCGTGGCGGCGCGGgtgcgccgcgccgggccgcccgccgtcctgcgctgcctgggcgccgagcGCTTCTCCGTGGCCGGCCCCGCCTTCCCGGCCGACTTCTGCGAGGGCACCTTGCCCTACTCCTACAACCTCTGCGTggccccgggccgcgccgtcgCCGAGTGCGCTTtgctgccggccccgctgcccgcccgcgccgTCGAGGATCTTCTCAGCGGGGAGCCGCCCGCGATGCTGACGCCGAGCAGCAGCCGTGCCCCGGCAGAGCCGCCGTCCGACGCCGACGCAGTGCAG
- the LOC135330000 gene encoding protocadherin gamma-A12-like, translating to MSGAPRRCGRRRLALLWCALAAAWELAWGQLRYAVPEEMQKGSFVGDVAKDLGLELAALRQRGARVVSEGRRQYFALHEKTGHLVTAERIDREQLCRVVEKCVLRCEVIVEGEMKVYAVEVEVRDINDNAPIFKEVQLEEKMSETTAPGSRFPLAEAHDPDVGSNSLQRYELSGDQHFSLAVQTGADGEKRPELVLAQALDREESAFHELVLTAVDGGEPARTGTARIRVLVLDANDNAPVFSQAVYTVRVREDVPVGSTLLTVRATDADDGLNGEVKYIFQKISDMASEIFQLDPETGDISLMHELDFEEISSHELGVQARDGGGLSDTAKVVVAVTDVNDNAPEISVRSLLSAVSEDSPAGTVVALLHVQDRDSGANGEVRCSLGAGLPFRLRSSLGSYYSVVTARELDREEVSEYNVTVRATDGGAPALRSSAVLPLRVLDVNDNAPVFAEARYSAWLPENNAKGALVLTVRAADADWGQNARVRYRLCEGQVRGAPLSSYVSVHAETGALYALRSFDYEEVREVGLWVRAEDGGAPALSSNVSVRLFIVDENDNAPQVLYPPAAPGAGWTGVELAPRAAEPGALVAKVVAVDADSGQNAWLSYELAKATEPGLFRVGLHSGEVRTARFPLARDALRQSLVVVVRDHGQPALSATATLTVVLAESVAELLSDLGGAAAPGEPGGSLTRWLVVAVAAVCCLFLAFLLALLALRLRRWRRSRLLAAGSGASRAVAASPFVGIDGVRAFLHSYSHEVSLTADSRKSHLRFPGGSCSNTLPAAPPPDKCAPLLLPEEPSSARADSGDALPVSPSSEGFHVVLHSARPRAFAPPRPSAGLLVPLLSWSSSLLSHSGGVASRGRGRAKGMAAIASKVPVAHRLSFCSAADGAELSGT from the coding sequence ATGAGCGGGGCGCCAAGGCGCTGCGGCCGGCGGAGGCTAGCGCTGCTGTGGTGCGCCTTGGCGGCGGCGTGGGAGCTGGCGTGGGGGCAGCTGCGCTACGCGGTGCCCGAGGAGATGCAGAAGGGCTCTTTCGTGGGCGACGTGGCCAAGgacctggggctggagctggcggcgCTCCGCCAACGCGGCGCCCGTGTCGTTTCCGAAGGTAGGAGGCAGTATTTTGCTCTGCATGAGAAGACCGGCCATTTAGTGACGGCGGAACGCATagacagagagcagctctgccgggTGGTGGAGAAATGCGTGCTGCGCTGTGAGGTGATAGTGGAGGGCGAAATGAAGGTTTATGCAGTCGAAGTGGAAGTCAGGGACATTAACGACAACGCGCCCATTTTCAAGGAagtgcagctggaggaaaaaatgagCGAGACAACAGCCCCGGGGTCGCGGTTTCCCCTGGCTGAGGCTCACGACCCGGACGTCGGGAGCAATTCCCTGCAGCGCTACGAGCTCAGCGGCGACCAGCACTTCTCCCTGGCCGTCCAGACGGGAGCCGATGGGGAGAAGCGTCCCGAGCTGGTGCTGGCGCAGGCGCTGGACCGGGAGGAAAGCGCCTTCCACGAGCTGGTGCTGACGGCGGTGgacggcggggagccggcgcggaCGGGCACGGCGCGGATCCGCGTGCTGGTGCTGGACgcgaacgacaacgcgccggtgTTCAGCCAGGCGGTGTACACGGTGCGCGTGCGCGAGGACGTGCCCGTGGGCTCCACCCTGCTCACCGTCAGAGCCACCGATGCCGACGACGGGCTCAACGGAGaggtgaaatacatttttcagaaaatttccgACATGGCTTCAGAGATTTTCCAGCTGGACCCTGAGACAGGAGATATATCTCTCATGCATGAACTGGACTTCGAAGAAATCTCCTCACATGAACTGGGGGTGCAAGCACGGGACGGCGGGGGCCTTTCCGACACGGCGAAAGTCGTGGTCGCAGTGACCGACGTCAACGACAACGCGCCCGAGATCTCCGTGCGGTCGCTGCTGAGCGCGGTGTCGGAGGACTCTCCCGCCGGGACGGTGGTGGCCCTGCTGCACGTGCAGGACCGCGACTCGGGGGCGAACGGGGAGGTGAGGTGCTCgctgggcgcggggctgccgtTCCGGCTGCGGAGCTCGCTGGGCAGCTACTACAGCGTGGTGACGGCGAGGGAGCTGGACCGCGAGGAGGTGTCGGAGTACAACGTGACGGTGCGGGCGACGGACGGCGGGGCGCCGGCGCTGCGCAGCAGCGCGGTGCTGCCGCTGCGCGTGCtggacgtgaacgacaacgcgccggtgTTCGCGGAGGCGCGCTACAGCGCCTGGCTGCCCGAGAACAACGCCAAGGGCGCGCTGGTGTTGACGGTGCGGGCGGCGGACGCGGACTGGGGGCAGAACGCGCGCGTGCGGTACCGGCTGTGCGAGGGGCAGGTGCGGGGCGCGCCGCTCTCGTCGTACGTGTCGGTGCACGCGGAGACGGGCGCGCTGTACGCGCTGCGCTCCTTCGACTACGAGGAGGTGCGCGAGGTGGGGCTGTGGGTGCGCGCGGAGGACGGCGGCGCGCCGGCGCTGAGCAGCAACGTGTCGGTGCGGCTCTTCATCGTGGAcgagaacgacaacgcgccgcaGGTGCTGTacccgccggcggcgccgggcgccggctggACGGGCGTGGAGctggcgccgcgcgccgccgagcccggggcgctggtggccaaggtggtggcgGTGGACGCGGACTCGGGGCAGAACGCCTGGCTGTCCTACGAGCTGGCCAAGGCCACGGAGCCGGGGCTCTTCCGCGTGGGGCTGCACAGCGGCGAGGTGCGCACGGCGCGGTTCCCGCTGGCGCGCGACGCGCTGCGGCAGagcctggtggtggtggtgagggacCACGGGCAGCCGGCGCTGTCGGCCACGGCCACGCTGACGGTGGTGCTGGCCGAGAGCGTGGCCGAGCTGCTGTCGGAcctgggcggcgcggcggcgccgggcgagcCGGGCGGCAGCCTGACGCGCTGGCTGGTGGTGGCCGTGGCGGCCGTGTGCTGCCTCTTCCTCGCCttcctgctggcgctgctggcgctgcgcCTGCGGCGCTGGCGCCGCTcccggctgctggcggcgggcagcggcgcctcgCGCGCCGTCGCCGCCTCGCCCTTCGTGGGCATCGACGGCGTCCGCGCCTTCCTGCACTCCTACTCGCACGAGGTCTCGCTCACCGCCGACTCGCGCAAGAGCCACCTCCGCTTCCCGGGCGGCAGCTGCTCCAACAccctgccggccgcgccgccgcccgacAAATgcgcgccgctgctgctgcccgaaGAGCCCTCGAGTGCCCGCGCCGACAGCGGAGACGCCCTCCCGGTGAGTCCCTCTAGCGAGGGTTTCCATGTCGTTCTTCACTCCGCCCGTCCTCGCGCCTTTGCCCCTCCGCGCCCCTCCGCAGGGCTGCTTGTCCCTTTGCTTTCCTGGTCGTCGTCGCTTCTGTCACATAGCGGTGGAGTAGCAAGCAGAGGTAGAGGCAGAGCTAAGGGTATGGCTGCGATTGCTTCGAAGGTCCCTGTTGCCCACAGACTTTCCTTTTGCAGCGCTGCAGATGGTGCCGAACTGTCAGGAAcgtaa